The Celeribacter marinus genome window below encodes:
- the benB gene encoding benzoate 1,2-dioxygenase small subunit, with translation MTTDTIDRTASTSAFGFNEVQAFLFAEARALDDRQWDTWLTFYHADCPFWMPAWDDEDMLTEDPQNEMSLIYYPDKSGIEDRVFRIQTDRSSSTSLPEPRTMHTLSNIEILSQEGGEMKLRFNWLTMTYRYGTTDQHWGTSFYTIDISETKPLIINKKVVLKNDQIHHVIDVYHI, from the coding sequence ATGACAACCGACACAATTGATCGCACCGCTTCAACAAGCGCGTTTGGCTTCAACGAGGTTCAGGCATTTCTCTTTGCCGAGGCCCGCGCGCTGGACGACCGGCAATGGGATACGTGGCTCACGTTTTATCATGCGGATTGCCCGTTCTGGATGCCCGCATGGGATGATGAGGATATGCTGACGGAAGATCCGCAAAACGAGATGTCGCTGATCTATTACCCCGACAAATCCGGGATCGAAGACCGTGTTTTCCGCATCCAAACGGATCGCTCTTCCTCTACGTCGTTGCCCGAGCCGCGCACAATGCACACGCTCAGCAACATCGAAATTTTGAGCCAAGAGGGCGGTGAGATGAAGCTGCGGTTTAACTGGCTGACGATGACATACCGCTACGGCACAACGGATCAGCACTGGGGAACATCGTTTTATACAATCGACATTTCTGAAACTAAGCCTCTGATCATAAATAAAAAAGTCGTTCTGAAAAACGACCAAATCCATCACGTGATTGACGTTTACCACATCTGA
- the benA gene encoding benzoate 1,2-dioxygenase large subunit: MFTQSNLNELESRLDGMVQDDPEKGIFRARRDMFTDEELFELEMKHIFEGNWIYMAHESQIPNNGDYFSLKMGRTPVIVTRDKEGELHALVNACSHRGAMLCRFKRRNQKTFTCPFHGWTFSNTGKLLKVKDPKGGGYPEQFNKDGSHDLTKVARFENYRGFLFGSLNADVEPLEDYLGEACKMIDMIVDQSEEGMEVLRGSSTYTYDGNWKLQAENGADGYHVSAVHWNYVATTSHRTADGKEDKIKATDASKWSKQKGGFHSYVNGHLLLWTTWADPSSRPNYGRLDEWSATYGKTKAEWMVGVLRNLCVYPNVFLMDQFSSQIRVFRPVSVDKTEVTIYCIAPKGESQDARSLRIRQYEDFFNASGMATPDDTEEFRATQRGYAGGAHAKWNDLSRGATQWIEGPDEDAKELGINPILSGARTEDEGLFVVQHSQWTQRMAAAIATERADAPDASLAAE, encoded by the coding sequence ATGTTCACACAATCAAACCTGAATGAGCTTGAAAGCCGTCTTGACGGTATGGTGCAGGACGATCCCGAGAAGGGCATTTTCCGCGCGCGCCGCGATATGTTCACTGATGAAGAGCTGTTTGAACTCGAGATGAAACACATCTTTGAGGGCAACTGGATCTATATGGCGCATGAAAGCCAGATCCCAAACAACGGCGATTATTTCTCGCTCAAGATGGGCCGCACACCTGTTATCGTGACCCGCGACAAAGAGGGCGAATTGCACGCGTTGGTCAATGCGTGTTCACACCGCGGCGCAATGCTGTGTCGCTTTAAGCGGCGCAATCAAAAGACATTTACCTGCCCGTTCCATGGCTGGACCTTCTCAAACACCGGCAAACTGCTCAAGGTCAAAGACCCAAAAGGCGGCGGCTATCCTGAGCAATTCAACAAAGACGGCAGTCACGATCTAACCAAAGTTGCGCGCTTTGAGAACTATCGCGGTTTCTTGTTTGGCTCGCTTAATGCAGACGTAGAGCCGCTTGAGGACTACCTCGGCGAGGCATGCAAAATGATCGATATGATCGTTGATCAGTCCGAAGAGGGCATGGAAGTTTTGCGCGGCTCTTCGACTTATACCTACGATGGCAATTGGAAGCTTCAGGCCGAAAATGGCGCAGACGGGTATCACGTATCGGCGGTGCACTGGAACTATGTCGCAACGACGTCGCATCGAACAGCCGACGGCAAAGAAGACAAAATCAAAGCCACGGATGCCTCCAAATGGTCCAAGCAAAAGGGCGGGTTTCATTCTTATGTGAACGGTCACTTGCTGCTTTGGACAACATGGGCCGACCCAAGCTCGCGCCCGAATTACGGCCGGCTTGATGAATGGAGCGCGACATACGGCAAGACCAAAGCCGAGTGGATGGTCGGTGTTCTGCGCAATCTCTGCGTCTATCCAAACGTCTTTTTGATGGATCAATTCAGCAGCCAAATTCGCGTTTTTCGCCCGGTCAGCGTCGATAAAACCGAAGTCACGATTTATTGCATTGCCCCCAAAGGCGAAAGCCAAGACGCGCGCTCGCTGCGTATCCGCCAGTATGAGGACTTCTTCAATGCTTCCGGTATGGCAACCCCAGACGACACCGAAGAATTCCGCGCAACGCAGCGGGGTTATGCCGGCGGCGCGCATGCCAAATGGAATGATCTTAGCCGCGGCGCGACCCAGTGGATTGAGGGCCCGGATGAAGACGCCAAAGAGCTTGGTATCAATCCGATCCTCTCTGGCGCGCGCACCGAAGACGAAGGTTTGTTCGTCGTGCAGCACTCCCAATGGACCCAACGCATGGCGGCCGCCATCGCCACAGAACGCGCAGATGCTCCCGACGCATCGCTTGCGGCTGAGTGA
- a CDS encoding muconate cycloisomerase family protein, with protein MIDVTKIDHIETMILDIPTIRGHVLSMATMRLQSAVLVRIKFSDGSEGIGEGTTIGGLTYGPESPESIQSAIDTYITPSLIGRSADDVNGALQLMDKLVRGNRIAKTAVEIALWDGLGKRLGMPVSQLFGGAVVTKMPVAWTLASGNSETDIAEALEMVETRRHNIFKLKIGKRDVRDDVAHVARIKEALGDTASIRVDINQAWSLEEARWGLKGLQDVGCELVEQPIEARYLDGMAELTSSYEIAVMADEALNGPQDALTVAAHHAADVFAVKIAQSGGLKRASEVIAIGQAAGIGLYAGTMLETGLSTAAALQLFSTVEKLHWGTELFGPLLLTDEILANPIVYNDFCVEVPQGPGIGATLDTDKIEFYRRDGARSLNAAAGE; from the coding sequence GTGATAGACGTGACAAAAATCGACCATATAGAAACAATGATCCTCGATATCCCTACGATACGAGGCCATGTTTTATCTATGGCGACGATGCGCTTGCAGTCGGCGGTTCTTGTGCGTATCAAGTTTTCTGACGGCTCGGAGGGGATCGGCGAAGGCACGACCATTGGCGGCCTGACCTATGGCCCCGAAAGCCCCGAGAGCATTCAATCGGCGATCGACACCTACATCACGCCCTCCCTCATCGGGCGCTCAGCTGATGATGTAAATGGCGCGCTTCAGCTGATGGATAAGTTGGTGCGCGGCAATCGGATCGCCAAGACGGCTGTTGAAATCGCCCTTTGGGATGGTTTGGGCAAGCGCCTCGGCATGCCGGTTTCGCAACTTTTTGGCGGTGCCGTTGTAACGAAAATGCCGGTTGCTTGGACCCTTGCTTCGGGCAATTCCGAGACGGATATTGCCGAGGCGCTCGAGATGGTCGAGACGCGCCGCCATAATATTTTCAAACTCAAAATCGGCAAACGCGATGTGCGTGATGATGTGGCCCATGTCGCGCGGATCAAAGAAGCGCTCGGGGATACAGCGAGCATTCGCGTCGATATCAATCAAGCATGGTCGCTGGAAGAGGCGCGCTGGGGCTTGAAAGGCTTGCAAGATGTTGGCTGTGAGCTTGTCGAGCAACCCATCGAAGCGCGCTATCTTGATGGAATGGCCGAGCTCACAAGCTCTTATGAAATCGCTGTCATGGCGGATGAAGCGCTCAATGGTCCCCAAGATGCTTTGACGGTCGCCGCGCATCATGCAGCGGATGTGTTCGCAGTGAAAATCGCGCAGTCCGGCGGCCTAAAACGCGCCTCCGAAGTGATCGCGATTGGGCAGGCGGCGGGGATTGGCCTCTATGCGGGCACCATGCTTGAAACCGGCCTAAGCACGGCTGCCGCGCTCCAGCTTTTCTCAACCGTCGAGAAGCTGCACTGGGGCACAGAATTGTTTGGCCCGTTGCTGTTGACCGATGAAATTCTCGCCAACCCGATTGTTTACAACGACTTCTGTGTCGAGGTTCCGCAAGGCCCGGGGATTGGCGCGACATTGGACACCGACAAGATCGAATTTTACCGCCGCGATGGCGCGCGGTCCCTGAACGCTGCCGCTGGGGAATAG
- a CDS encoding NAD(P)/FAD-dependent oxidoreductase, with translation MSAIVIVGAGECGVRAAFGLRENGFDGSVTLIGEEDLLPYERPPLSKNHELDPKFIYSADAYDTAKIDLLLGKKVASIDCTNRQIELSDGLVIRYDKLLLATGARARLFPSLIGCLTLRTQADAEAIMTRFTPGAHVGIIGGGFIGLEVASSARSLGADVTVIEAGRRILGRAVPEAIASAVHTRHAQAGVRILTGTAIARTTATQVYFEDGSHMAFDVIIAGIGAVPNTELATNGGLNVENGIVVDRSFKTSDAAIFAAGDCCNFIWRDQRTRLESWKAAQDQGTHVAGAMLGDDAAYAKAPWFWSDQYDLTLCVTGIFDLSAETQTRSTSNDTSIVFQLDPDGVLTAAAGIGIGNSAVKELRIFEKLIERAKVFDGSVLCDPATNLKRLLRD, from the coding sequence ATGAGCGCAATTGTTATCGTGGGGGCTGGAGAGTGCGGCGTTCGGGCCGCTTTCGGCCTACGCGAAAATGGCTTTGATGGGTCTGTGACGTTGATTGGGGAAGAAGATTTGTTGCCTTATGAGCGCCCGCCCTTGTCCAAAAATCACGAGCTCGATCCAAAATTTATATACAGTGCCGATGCCTATGACACCGCCAAAATCGATCTTTTGCTTGGCAAAAAAGTTGCATCAATAGATTGTACCAATCGCCAGATTGAGCTGAGTGATGGGTTGGTGATCCGCTATGATAAGCTTCTTCTCGCGACGGGTGCACGCGCGCGATTGTTTCCTTCATTGATTGGATGTTTGACCCTGCGCACACAGGCCGACGCAGAAGCGATCATGACACGTTTCACGCCAGGTGCGCACGTGGGGATCATTGGCGGCGGATTTATTGGGCTTGAGGTGGCTTCATCCGCGCGCAGCCTTGGCGCGGACGTTACCGTCATTGAGGCGGGCCGGCGCATTCTTGGACGGGCAGTTCCAGAAGCAATCGCCTCAGCTGTTCATACGCGCCACGCGCAGGCAGGCGTTCGCATATTGACCGGCACCGCGATTGCGCGCACGACGGCGACGCAGGTCTATTTCGAAGACGGCTCGCATATGGCGTTTGACGTCATCATTGCTGGGATCGGCGCAGTTCCAAATACCGAGCTCGCGACTAACGGGGGTTTGAATGTCGAAAACGGCATAGTCGTCGACAGGTCCTTTAAAACCTCTGACGCCGCGATTTTTGCCGCAGGTGATTGCTGCAATTTCATCTGGCGCGATCAGCGAACCCGGCTTGAAAGCTGGAAAGCGGCGCAGGATCAAGGAACACATGTTGCGGGCGCAATGCTGGGCGACGATGCAGCCTATGCAAAAGCCCCTTGGTTCTGGTCGGATCAATATGACCTAACGCTTTGTGTCACTGGCATTTTTGATCTGAGCGCAGAGACACAGACGCGCTCAACGAGTAATGACACTAGCATCGTTTTTCAACTTGATCCCGATGGTGTCCTGACGGCCGCTGCCGGAATTGGGATTGGTAATTCTGCAGTGAAAGAACTGCGTATTTTTGAGAAACTCATCGAGCGCGCAAAAGTTTTCGATGGTTCGGTTCTGTGCGATCCGGCCACCAATTTGAAGCGATTGCTGCGGGATTAA
- a CDS encoding MocE family 2Fe-2S type ferredoxin, whose amino-acid sequence MAWIDACSPEDIDAEDVVRFDHNGRTFAVYRNHEDAYFCTDGLCTHEEIHLADGLVVENTIECPKHSSIFDFTNGEVETPPACEDLHTYPTKVENGRVLIEI is encoded by the coding sequence ATGGCTTGGATTGATGCATGTTCACCCGAGGATATCGATGCCGAAGACGTCGTTCGATTTGATCACAATGGGCGGACATTTGCCGTCTACCGCAATCATGAGGATGCATATTTTTGCACCGATGGACTCTGCACCCACGAGGAAATTCACCTTGCCGATGGGCTTGTCGTTGAAAACACCATCGAGTGTCCAAAGCATTCCTCGATTTTTGATTTCACCAATGGCGAAGTCGAAACGCCGCCCGCCTGTGAGGACCTGCACACCTATCCCACAAAGGTCGAAAACGGCCGCGTGTTGATTGAGATTTGA
- a CDS encoding ATP-binding cassette domain-containing protein translates to MSTSIIELRNVDKSFGPIDVLHQISLKVSAGEVLCLLGDNGAGKSTLIKTLAGVHKPTRGQILLDGKAVSFERPLDAQEKGIATVHQFGGTFPLMSIGRSFFVGVEPTKGWGPFKVFDRKKANDIAVKAVQDFGITRITDGDRLVGGLSGGERQSLAIARAVHLGARVLILDEPTAALGVKQAAHVLRIVNEAKRRGLAVIFITHQVMHAMAVGDHFAVLIRGAIAADFRKGDKTREEITDLMAGGETMADLEAQLENYMETHEGNPPPTTP, encoded by the coding sequence ATGAGCACATCCATTATTGAGCTACGCAATGTCGATAAATCCTTCGGGCCGATTGACGTTTTACACCAGATTTCACTTAAAGTCAGCGCAGGCGAAGTGCTTTGTTTGCTTGGGGACAACGGCGCGGGCAAGTCCACATTGATCAAAACGTTGGCGGGCGTTCATAAGCCCACGCGCGGCCAGATTTTGCTTGATGGGAAAGCCGTATCTTTTGAGCGCCCACTTGACGCACAAGAGAAAGGGATCGCAACGGTACACCAATTTGGCGGGACCTTTCCGTTGATGAGCATTGGGCGCAGCTTTTTTGTTGGCGTCGAGCCAACCAAAGGATGGGGGCCGTTCAAGGTTTTTGATCGCAAAAAGGCAAACGATATCGCGGTTAAAGCGGTTCAAGACTTTGGAATAACACGGATTACGGATGGGGATCGCCTTGTTGGCGGCCTTTCTGGCGGTGAGCGGCAGTCGCTTGCTATTGCGCGCGCGGTTCATCTTGGCGCACGTGTTTTGATCCTCGATGAGCCGACAGCAGCACTTGGCGTCAAACAAGCGGCCCATGTTCTACGCATCGTAAACGAGGCCAAACGGCGCGGCCTCGCGGTCATTTTCATCACCCACCAAGTGATGCACGCAATGGCCGTCGGCGATCACTTTGCCGTTTTGATCCGTGGTGCCATCGCGGCAGATTTTCGCAAAGGTGACAAAACCCGCGAGGAAATCACCGACCTCATGGCTGGAGGTGAAACCATGGCCGATCTCGAAGCCCAACTCGAAAATTATATGGAAACGCACGAAGGTAACCCGCCACCAACTACTCCCTAA
- a CDS encoding ABC transporter permease, whose amino-acid sequence MHNISIGSLLRRPEAGAFLGMIAVVLFFLIFGGINFLKPAGIASWLNVAANIGIIAIPVGLLMIAGELDISIGSMIPAGSMIVAIMSGHYDFPIWISIIAVLGFGVIVGSINGLLVVRTAVPSLIVTLGTLFAVAGLVLGLSVMITGTTSVAIKAPTFYKALFGQFIGGTYQVLILWWLALTAIYIFYVHFSKFGNWIFALGGDRESARNAGIPTTKVTVALFVLSSCSASFVGMCQALLFNSAQVSAGMSYIFNVIISVVVGGVLLTGGFGSVVGIVFGTITLAVVTQGIYFTGFDRNWSSLIIGVMLLLAVLLNNTFRSMALNYAPKKKRGA is encoded by the coding sequence ATGCACAACATATCCATCGGCTCTCTGTTGCGCCGACCAGAAGCGGGCGCTTTCTTGGGAATGATCGCTGTCGTTCTCTTCTTTCTGATCTTTGGTGGCATAAACTTTCTCAAGCCCGCAGGCATCGCAAGCTGGCTCAACGTTGCCGCGAATATCGGCATCATCGCAATCCCCGTTGGCTTGCTGATGATCGCAGGAGAGCTCGACATTTCTATCGGTTCGATGATCCCTGCTGGCTCTATGATAGTGGCTATCATGTCCGGGCATTATGATTTCCCGATATGGATTTCGATTATTGCGGTGCTTGGTTTTGGCGTGATTGTCGGCAGCATTAACGGCTTGCTTGTTGTTCGCACGGCCGTACCTTCGCTTATCGTCACTCTAGGAACGCTCTTTGCCGTTGCCGGTTTGGTGCTTGGCCTTTCGGTTATGATCACCGGAACGACCAGCGTCGCTATCAAAGCGCCCACTTTTTACAAAGCATTGTTTGGGCAGTTCATCGGAGGCACCTATCAGGTCCTCATTTTGTGGTGGCTTGCACTGACCGCGATCTACATTTTCTATGTTCACTTCTCAAAATTCGGCAACTGGATTTTTGCTCTTGGCGGGGATCGCGAAAGTGCACGCAACGCTGGTATTCCAACGACCAAGGTGACTGTGGCTCTGTTTGTCTTGTCGTCCTGTAGCGCCTCGTTTGTCGGGATGTGCCAAGCATTGCTGTTCAATTCGGCACAGGTTTCAGCCGGCATGTCGTATATTTTTAATGTCATCATCTCGGTTGTGGTCGGAGGCGTTTTGCTCACGGGGGGCTTTGGCTCGGTGGTCGGAATTGTGTTTGGAACCATCACCTTGGCCGTGGTTACCCAAGGCATCTACTTTACCGGATTTGATCGCAACTGGTCGAGCTTGATCATCGGTGTGATGCTTCTTTTGGCGGTCCTTTTGAACAACACCTTCCGCTCAATGGCGCTCAACTATGCGCCCAAAAAGAAGCGAGGGGCTTAA
- a CDS encoding substrate-binding domain-containing protein: MTILKGLLASAAVVALSTTVASAADIAIIGGKSDDSFFAKIKKGIDDATLVVEAHGGKVNYLQLQTYDNIGGDAANLVRTAISQEVDIIAVPNWVPDTQDEAIKAAMDAGIPVILYNAGGGDKAKELGAINYIGNEEYPAGLAGGRYFAAHGAKNVICVNTVPGAGNLEDRCRGIADGMAESGFASKQLPLPASSFGDPTAVAEAIKATLIGDDTIDGVFAISSADADSAFIALQQAGKANSVSLGSFDMNVAGLERIRDEEQLFAIDQQPWLQGFLAVTLADGYVNYGLAMATTPLLTGPGIVDSANIAATLKGGEQGYR; encoded by the coding sequence ATGACAATACTCAAAGGCCTTTTGGCCAGCGCCGCAGTGGTCGCTCTTAGCACAACAGTCGCGAGCGCAGCCGACATCGCGATCATCGGTGGTAAATCCGACGATTCATTCTTTGCGAAAATCAAAAAGGGGATCGATGATGCGACCCTCGTTGTTGAGGCGCACGGCGGCAAAGTGAATTACCTGCAATTGCAAACATACGACAACATTGGTGGCGACGCGGCAAATCTTGTTCGCACAGCCATTAGCCAAGAAGTTGATATCATTGCGGTTCCCAACTGGGTACCTGATACGCAGGACGAAGCGATCAAGGCGGCGATGGATGCGGGCATCCCTGTGATCCTCTATAATGCAGGCGGCGGCGACAAAGCCAAAGAGCTTGGCGCGATCAACTATATCGGCAACGAAGAGTATCCCGCAGGCCTTGCTGGCGGGCGCTATTTCGCAGCACACGGCGCAAAAAACGTTATCTGTGTGAATACTGTTCCGGGGGCGGGCAATCTTGAAGATCGTTGCCGCGGGATCGCGGATGGTATGGCTGAATCTGGTTTTGCATCCAAACAATTGCCGCTGCCGGCAAGCTCCTTTGGCGACCCAACCGCCGTTGCAGAAGCGATCAAAGCAACGCTCATTGGCGACGATACAATTGACGGCGTTTTTGCAATTTCCTCCGCCGACGCAGACAGCGCTTTCATTGCGCTTCAGCAAGCGGGCAAAGCAAACAGCGTGTCGCTTGGTTCTTTCGATATGAACGTCGCAGGGCTTGAGCGCATTCGCGATGAAGAGCAGCTTTTTGCAATTGATCAGCAACCATGGCTTCAAGGTTTTCTCGCAGTGACCCTCGCAGATGGCTACGTGAACTACGGGCTTGCGATGGCAACAACGCCGCTTCTTACCGGACCGGGAATTGTGGATTCTGCCAATATTGCCGCTACCCTCAAAGGTGGCGAACAAGGTTACCGCTAA